In a genomic window of Telopea speciosissima isolate NSW1024214 ecotype Mountain lineage chromosome 5, Tspe_v1, whole genome shotgun sequence:
- the LOC122662844 gene encoding uncharacterized protein LOC122662844: MATGGSSSVAPPLGTSGGPAAGNIGLRSWSSLLQGGLTRDGLDGLPFIEPTVVNDKKVARCCAKDLSAERDRWESTLVGYVFGPRPSFTAMKRFTAEKWGHVGAVEVFGLESGIFIFDFQRIELSNQILDEGPWTFGNRPLIIRHWTLDILLTRKEEHQLPLWVRLYGLNLHFWGTQALGKIASVLGKPICVDRRTSQRERLSFACFWVLVKATDGLPSSIPIALDDGTIVEQHVMYDWAPPLCNACKVFGHTDSTCPKLSSSNALPADQAGMARPVEPHWQAPTRRRPREKRPLLADSVTANPPSPATGPSDKSGSPHGKPVTRSGGDRGGS; this comes from the coding sequence ATGGCCACCGGAGGATCTTCATCGGTGGCCCCCCCCTTGGGGACTTCGGGGGGTCCTGCTGCGGGTAACATTGGGCTAAGGTCTTGGTCTAGCCTTCTTCAAGGAGGCCTTACACGCGATGGTTTGGATGGGCTCCCTTTCATTGAACCCACGGTTGTGAATGACAAGAAAGTGGCGCGGTGCTGTGCGAAAGACTTGTCTGCGGAGAGAGATCGATGGGAATCAACCCTTGTTGGCTATGTTTTTGGGCCTCGTCCTTCTTTCACTGCCATGAAGCGATTTACAGCGGAGAAATGGGGTCATGTTGGTGCAGTGGAGGTTTTCGGACTTGAGAGCGGCATTTTCATCTTTGATTTCCAGAGAATAGAGCTCAGTAATCAAATTCTAGACGAAGGTCCATGGACTTTTGGGAACCGTCCACTGATTATCCGGCATTGGACACTGGACATTTTGCTTACGCGGAAGGAAGAACATCAGCTCCCTCTCTGGGTCAGACTGTATGGTCTCAACCTACATTTCTGGGGAACCCAGGCCTTAGGGAAGATTGCAAGCGTGCTTGGCAAGCCTATCTGTGTTGATCGTAGGACGTCACAACGGGAGCGGCTATCGTTTGCATGCTTCTGGGTTCTTGTTAAGGCTACGGATGGCCTCCCCTCATCGATCCCCATTGCCCTCGATGATGGAACGATTGTTGAGCAGCATGTGATGTACGACTGGGCTCCCCCCCTTTGCAATGCTTGCAAGGTTTTTGGCCATACGGACAGCACCTGCCCCAAGCTGAGCAGCTCTAACGCTTTGCCTGCGGATCAGGCTGGAATGGCTAGACCCGTGGAACCCCATTGGCAAGCACCAACTCGCCGTCGGCCGAGAGAGAAGAGGCCTCTCCTTGCAGATTCTGTTACGGCAAATCCCCCATCGCCGGCGACAGGTCCTTCCGACAAGTCTGGTTCTCCTCATGGGAAACCAGTTACGCGAAGTGGGGGTGATCGTGGAGGCAGCTAG